The window ATTCAAGTGGTTCCATGCGCGTCACATGGTGGACGGTCAACTCCTCGTTTTGGCCAAGGACCAGTGCTTTAGTGTCATTTAGCTCCAGTCTACTGACATTGCTTAAAAAATCTTGGCAAAGTGTTTCGAGTTCTGTTTGTTTGAACCCGACTTTGAAGATCCCGTTATACGGCTCAGAATATTCAAGTCCCATCTGATCGAAATACCCCATCAGTTCCCGCGTCGTGTGGATCATGGGCGGGGCTAAGTAAAGATGACCGCTTGCCGGTAACGGATCGGGAACTCGCTCGCATCGGGAGCAACCTGAAATCGGAGTGATTTTGCTAGACATACCTCCATATATCTCAACACGACCACAAATGGTCAAGCCCGGTATAGTGTTCACCGTGGTGATATTTCACCTGACCGAGCACTTCCGAAGGAAACAGATTATTATTGCGCTGTGTACAGATTTCCTCCATGGATAAATATACCGAAATGTATACCCATTGGAGGATGAGAGATGATGAATCGCAGAAAATTCATATCAATGTTGTTAGCATCGGCTGCACTCGGCAGTGTTTCCGCATTCCCCTTGAGCCGAAAAGCTCTTGCACAACCAGTTGAAAAAGACTGCGTCATCATCGGCGGAGGTGTTTCCGGCTTCACTGCGGCCTATCTGCTGCGAGACAGGAATGTTTTGCTTCTGGAAGCCGAGTCCGGCTTTGGCGGGCGAACCATCTCGGGCATCCACAATGATTGGTACTACCCGGAAGGGACCGAATATTTGGGAAAACCCGACGGTGTCCTCGCAGAGATCATTGAAAATCTGAACCTGGATCTCATTGAAATCCCTTCACCCATGGACCAGATCTGGCGAGATGGAAAGTTTTACAGCGGGGGTTCCGGGCGGATCAAAATGCTCACCCGCAAGGGGGGCGTCAATGCGTTCAACCGTTTCCTGAAGGCACTTAAGGATGTTGCAGCGCATTACGAAGAGGTTCCCGACTACGACCCCAACGGAGAGCTGGCCCGTCTTGATGAGATTACCTGCAAACAATGGTTCGATGAACTGCGTCTCCCGGACGTGTATGCGGAGACCTACAATGTTACCTTCCGAGGTCTGTTCGGCGCAAACATAGACGAGGTGTCGGCACTAGGCGCTTTTGCAGAAATATTTTTCGATTTCGAAGGTATGGACCACCCTCTTGACCAAGAGGACATCGACGAAATCATACGCGACAAAGATTCCGAAGGGAGCGGCTCCTATTCCTTCCGCCACGGCATTGCAGAAGTGATCGAGGCTCTTGCCAAGTTTATGGGAGACAGGGCGCAGCACTCTTCCAGAGTCATCTCAGTCACCGGAAATGACGAGGACGGATACGAAGTCGTTTACCAGCATGAAGGCGTGGAAAAGACGGTGGGCGCCCAAAGCGTGATCTTTTCCACCCCAATGCCGGTGACCAAGGCCATCGGTGCACAGTTGCTGCCGCTCAATCAGCAATCGCTGATGAATCTTGTGCCATACGCACAGTTCGTCACAGCTGCCATCTTCAGCGATGAGCCAATCTATACCGACGCCTTCGATCTCGCCGTTCCCGACGGTTGGTTCGTCACCGACGTCTACGACTGTACCTGGATGCAGAAGAAGCTGGGCGAAAAACACAAAGGGTATGTTGCGTCCATGTATATCGGGCCGCACACCTACAAGGACACGAGTCTTGTCGGCATGAGCGATGCTGATTTGCTCGAGAACTCGTACAAGGATCTGCAGAACATCTGGCCGGATATCCGCGACAAGGTGAAAGGATATGACATCCATCGGTTCGAGTACGCTTATCCGGTCATGACACCGGGCGCTTATGGGCGGTTGACCAAGCTCTGGTCCATGTTCAACGGCGGTGTACAGATAGCCGGTGACGGCATGATCTACCCGACATTCGAAGCTGCTGTGCAGGCAGGAACCATTGCAGCGAGGCGTATCAACGAATGGCTCTAATGGCCATGCTGCAATAGCAGCCTGAGCACCATAGATGTAGTTACCCTCATCTGCGCTGCTTTCATTCCAAGATTCAGCTCGAAGTCAATTGCCTTCGGTTTGTTGGTTTGCCCCTCCCGGCGACCTGTTACTTGAAGACCTCGTCCAGCCAGTCAAAGACGACCAGGCCAACCAGTCTCCGATTCTCCATGAGGCAATGATTGGAGGCGCCTTCGTTGGACGGGGTAACCACCAGCTTGGATTGTTGGTTGGGAAAGTTGTCGGCGGCGAAGTCCACCTGTTGCCGAGCGGCGTCGCTCTTGTACTCCCCTTCGCCCAGGATGATCAGGGCCGGGACGTTGATTCTGGTAGGGTCAAAAGTATTGCCGGCATTGGCTTTGATGAGTTCGGACGGGTTTTCGGGGTTTACGCCGTAGCGCCAGCAGATGGACTCGACCACGTTGGCATGAAACGATGACCAGGACTGCCTGTCCTCTGCTGTTTCCGTGGCTGCGGGCATGGTGGCGAACAGCTTCTCGGCGTCGATCACAGCGGCGGACATGACGATCGCCTTGAGCCGGGAATCGTGCATGGCAGCCTGAGGCACGAACAGGCCGCCCCCGCTGTACCCGAAGGCAGCCACTCTGGCGGGATCGACTTCGGGACGCTTCAGGAGAAAATCCACCACCTTTTTCATGGGGACGTAAGTGTCAGTCCGGAAGATATGGCCCGACTGCGGCAGTATTCCCTGCCCCGGCAGGTCCACGGTCATGAAGTTATAGCCGCGTTCGAACGCTTCCTGCGCAATATAGAAATACAGGTCTTCGGCAAACGTCTCGCCGCCGCCGATCATGAGCAGGGTTCCGGCGGGCTTGCCTCCGGCCTTGGCAGGGCGAAAATATCCCGGCAGCACGGTGTTCTCAAAGGGAACCTCGATATATTCCAACGGTGGGTCGAACAGGGGACCGGCCTTTTGCATCAACATGCGTGTTCGCGCGGCCCTTTGTACCAGTTCGGGATTGTCAGAAAGCATGGCGATCAGTGAAACACGAGCGTAATACGCCGCGCGCAGATATTGGGTACGGGCACTCAGCTTGTGCCCTTTGGCCAAGGCCTCGTCGCCACGAGCCTCGACCCGTTTGGACAGCTCGAACCACTCACGGTGCCAACTGTCGGCATCGCCATCCTTGATTTTGGACGCCGCGTAGAAAATCTCGCCAACCTCCCCGCCACCGTTGCCCACGGCCCCGAGCACGAGATTGCCGAAATGAAAATCCATGTCGCCGTCTTGGAAGTAATAGTGAAACGCTGTGGCATGGGCGTCGAACGCCTTGTCATCTTCCGAAGCCGGGGAAACTGCGGGCAGGCAGATCAAAAGGAATAAAGCGGTGGCCGGAAGAACTCGCTTCCAGAGTTTTGAAATCATAAGCATGATACGATCCTTTGGAGGCTGTTTTGTTAAAACCACGCGCACGAAGTGCGTGATGGTCTACTCGATAGGGTCGGGCAGGACGCTGGCCCACTTGCCGAGAATGCGGGCACTCGTTCCGTCATCAAGCATTTCACTGAATATCATGGCCAGCTTCGGAGCGAGG of the Pseudodesulfovibrio sp. zrk46 genome contains:
- a CDS encoding alpha/beta hydrolase, which encodes MLMISKLWKRVLPATALFLLICLPAVSPASEDDKAFDAHATAFHYYFQDGDMDFHFGNLVLGAVGNGGGEVGEIFYAASKIKDGDADSWHREWFELSKRVEARGDEALAKGHKLSARTQYLRAAYYARVSLIAMLSDNPELVQRAARTRMLMQKAGPLFDPPLEYIEVPFENTVLPGYFRPAKAGGKPAGTLLMIGGGETFAEDLYFYIAQEAFERGYNFMTVDLPGQGILPQSGHIFRTDTYVPMKKVVDFLLKRPEVDPARVAAFGYSGGGLFVPQAAMHDSRLKAIVMSAAVIDAEKLFATMPAATETAEDRQSWSSFHANVVESICWRYGVNPENPSELIKANAGNTFDPTRINVPALIILGEGEYKSDAARQQVDFAADNFPNQQSKLVVTPSNEGASNHCLMENRRLVGLVVFDWLDEVFK
- a CDS encoding FAD-dependent oxidoreductase, whose amino-acid sequence is MMNRRKFISMLLASAALGSVSAFPLSRKALAQPVEKDCVIIGGGVSGFTAAYLLRDRNVLLLEAESGFGGRTISGIHNDWYYPEGTEYLGKPDGVLAEIIENLNLDLIEIPSPMDQIWRDGKFYSGGSGRIKMLTRKGGVNAFNRFLKALKDVAAHYEEVPDYDPNGELARLDEITCKQWFDELRLPDVYAETYNVTFRGLFGANIDEVSALGAFAEIFFDFEGMDHPLDQEDIDEIIRDKDSEGSGSYSFRHGIAEVIEALAKFMGDRAQHSSRVISVTGNDEDGYEVVYQHEGVEKTVGAQSVIFSTPMPVTKAIGAQLLPLNQQSLMNLVPYAQFVTAAIFSDEPIYTDAFDLAVPDGWFVTDVYDCTWMQKKLGEKHKGYVASMYIGPHTYKDTSLVGMSDADLLENSYKDLQNIWPDIRDKVKGYDIHRFEYAYPVMTPGAYGRLTKLWSMFNGGVQIAGDGMIYPTFEAAVQAGTIAARRINEWL